One part of the Eucalyptus grandis isolate ANBG69807.140 chromosome 10, ASM1654582v1, whole genome shotgun sequence genome encodes these proteins:
- the LOC104420978 gene encoding WRKY DNA-binding transcription factor 70 isoform X1, with protein MGTDWPGEEGSPSASAVVKTKRVVEELLRGRCAAIQLQLLLQNPPSRDGSDGSRSLSAEELAEKILRSFAEGLSVLGSCCESASAGHDHQVSPSSGESGDSKRRLNLKDRSGCHKRRCDQESKASQTWIKVSSTTQDNHAWRKYGQKMILNAKHPRSYFRCTHKYDQGCKAAKQVQRTEDDPEKFHITYIGVHTCRDIMKTPRMLITDPDTCVGESFPIKQELREEARSDLTNDIVSSADLFLITALGSSDQPNDPASVSSERMGFDNANGEPAVPTVYPFGDDADSHALGMDFLRRSVSFDGDFSFDESEFLASEVGA; from the exons ATGGGGACTGATTGGCCGGGGGAGGAGGGTTCGCCGTCAGCATCAGCCGTGGTCAAGACGAAAAGGGTGGTGGAGGAGCTGCTTCGAGGAAGGTGCGCGGCAATTCAGCTCCAGCTCCTCCTCCAGAACCCGCCCAGTCGGGACGGCTCTGACGGTTCCCGGTCGTTGTCGGCTGAGGAGCTTGCGGAGAAGATCTTGAGATCTTTCGCGGAAGGCCTCTCCGTCCTCGGATCTTGCTGCGAGTCCGCGTCTGCTGGTCATGACCACCAGGTCTCGCCGAGCTCCGGCGAGTCCGGCGACAGCAAGAGGCGGCTCAATCTGAAGGATCGGAGTGGCTGTCACAAGAGGAGGTGCGATCAAGAAAG TAAGGCATCTCAGACATGGATCAAAGTCTCTTCCACTACCCAAGATAATCATGCATGGAGAAAATATGGCCAAAAAATGATCCTCAACGCCAAGCACCCAAG GAGCTACTTCAGGTGCACGCACAAGTATGACCAAGGCTGCAAAGCAGCCAAGCAGGTCCAAAGAACGGAGGACGATCCTGAGAAGTTCCACATCACATACATTGGAGTCCACACGTGCAGGGACATCATGAAGACTCCACGAATGCTCATCACAGATCCTGATACCTGTGTTGGTGAATCTTTCCCCATAAAGCAAGAGCTCAGGGAAGAAGCCAGAAGCGACCTGACCAATGACATTGTCTCATCCGCGGACTTGTTTCTCATTACGGCTCTTGGATCATCTGATCAGCCAAATGACCCAGCTTCAGTTTCCTCAGAAAGGATGGGTTTTGATAATGCTAACGGTGAACCTGCCGTCCCCACCGTGTACCCTTTTGGGGACGATGCTGATTCTCATGCTCTCGGGATGGATTTTCTGCGCCGTAGCGTTAGCTTTGATGGTGATTTCTCCTTTGATGAAAGTGAATTTTTGGCTAGTGAGGTGGGAGCGTAG
- the LOC104420978 gene encoding WRKY DNA-binding transcription factor 70 isoform X2: MGTDWPGEEGSPSASAVVKTKRVVEELLRGRCAAIQLQLLLQNPPSRDGSDGSRSLSAEELAEKILRSFAEGLSVLGSCCESASAGHDHQVSPSSGESGDSKRRLNLKDRSGCHKRSKASQTWIKVSSTTQDNHAWRKYGQKMILNAKHPRSYFRCTHKYDQGCKAAKQVQRTEDDPEKFHITYIGVHTCRDIMKTPRMLITDPDTCVGESFPIKQELREEARSDLTNDIVSSADLFLITALGSSDQPNDPASVSSERMGFDNANGEPAVPTVYPFGDDADSHALGMDFLRRSVSFDGDFSFDESEFLASEVGA, from the exons ATGGGGACTGATTGGCCGGGGGAGGAGGGTTCGCCGTCAGCATCAGCCGTGGTCAAGACGAAAAGGGTGGTGGAGGAGCTGCTTCGAGGAAGGTGCGCGGCAATTCAGCTCCAGCTCCTCCTCCAGAACCCGCCCAGTCGGGACGGCTCTGACGGTTCCCGGTCGTTGTCGGCTGAGGAGCTTGCGGAGAAGATCTTGAGATCTTTCGCGGAAGGCCTCTCCGTCCTCGGATCTTGCTGCGAGTCCGCGTCTGCTGGTCATGACCACCAGGTCTCGCCGAGCTCCGGCGAGTCCGGCGACAGCAAGAGGCGGCTCAATCTGAAGGATCGGAGTGGCTGTCACAAGAGGAG TAAGGCATCTCAGACATGGATCAAAGTCTCTTCCACTACCCAAGATAATCATGCATGGAGAAAATATGGCCAAAAAATGATCCTCAACGCCAAGCACCCAAG GAGCTACTTCAGGTGCACGCACAAGTATGACCAAGGCTGCAAAGCAGCCAAGCAGGTCCAAAGAACGGAGGACGATCCTGAGAAGTTCCACATCACATACATTGGAGTCCACACGTGCAGGGACATCATGAAGACTCCACGAATGCTCATCACAGATCCTGATACCTGTGTTGGTGAATCTTTCCCCATAAAGCAAGAGCTCAGGGAAGAAGCCAGAAGCGACCTGACCAATGACATTGTCTCATCCGCGGACTTGTTTCTCATTACGGCTCTTGGATCATCTGATCAGCCAAATGACCCAGCTTCAGTTTCCTCAGAAAGGATGGGTTTTGATAATGCTAACGGTGAACCTGCCGTCCCCACCGTGTACCCTTTTGGGGACGATGCTGATTCTCATGCTCTCGGGATGGATTTTCTGCGCCGTAGCGTTAGCTTTGATGGTGATTTCTCCTTTGATGAAAGTGAATTTTTGGCTAGTGAGGTGGGAGCGTAG
- the LOC104423328 gene encoding LOW QUALITY PROTEIN: WRKY transcription factor 55 (The sequence of the model RefSeq protein was modified relative to this genomic sequence to represent the inferred CDS: deleted 2 bases in 1 codon) — protein sequence MDDTINSILRGCRLARDLEHNLPNLANQPNLLAVSCEQIIQVFSVIRERLRHNPLDAGSGRYREMQEMRRSEVQAGSGSSNLEEWLKSSGYAQSILQQTQCWAGTSGARTGNTEGPMEAMGAVAMGEGPFVRLGGGGEEMQAPDVSSDRRRSASSSSERTRRRNSDAEKRTIRVPAPRMGNTEIPPEDGYTWRKYGQKEILGSKFPRGYYRCTHQKLYHCPAKKQVQRLDNDPFTFEVMYRGDHTCHMSSTAPSIPPPPPASLDMAPIAATQPISASVSAPLPRWLPVDFGMGGASGSRNMAVGGSVAGSEAGPSTSGSRRGKEAEYPLVADLADAMFNSGSSSTNSMDFIFPSSTEDKREEDDKKIDD from the exons ATGGACGACACCATAAATTCAATCCTTCGAGGTTGCAGGTTGGCCAGAGACCTTGAGCACAACCTCCCCAACTTGGCCAACCAACCAAACCTTCTTGCCGTCTCCTGTGAACAGATCATCCAGGTCTTCAGCGTCATTCGAGAACGGCTCAGGCACAATCCTCTAGACGCTGGCTCAGGCAGGTACCGCGAGATGCAAGAGATGCGTCGGTCAGAGGTTCAAGCCGGTAGTGGCAGCAGTAATCTCGAGGAATGGCTGAAGTCGTCAGGCTATGCACAGAGCATTCTCCAGCAAACACAGTGTTGGGCCGGGACGAGCGGAGCAAGAACAGGCAACACAGAGGGGCCAATGGAAGCCATGGGTGCGGTGGCGATGGGGGAGGGTCCTTTTGTGAGACTTGGTGGTGGAGGGGAAGAGATGCAGGCACCGGATGTGTCATCAGATCGTCGAAGATCTGCTTCCTCGTCCTcagaaagaacaagaagaag GAATAGTGACGCGGAGAAAAGGACGATTAGGGTTCCAGCACCAAGAATGGGCAACACGGAGATCCCGCCAGAGGATGGCTACACTTGGCGAAAGTATGGTCAAAAGGAGATTCTTGGGTCAAAATTCCCGAG GGGCTACTATAGGTGTACCCATCAAAAGCTGTACCACTGCCCTGCCAAGAAGCAAGTGCAGCGGCTCGACAACGACCCGTTCACGTTCGAGGTCATGTACCGCGGTGACCACACATGCCATATGTCCTCAACCGCACCATCGATTCCACCCCCGCCGCCAGCTTCGCTAGATATGGCCCCCATCGCTGCCACACAGCCAATTTCGGCATCTGTATCAGCCCCGCTACCCAGATGGCTACCGGTGGACTTCGGCATGGGCGGTGCGAGCGGGAGCAGAAACATGGCGGTCGGAGGTAGTGTGGCC GGCAGCGAGGCGGGCCCTTCCACTAGCGGAAGTAGACGTGGTAAAGAGGCTGAGTATCCACTGGTGGCAGATTTGGCGGATGCAATGTTTAATTCCGGCAGCAGCAGCACCAATAGCATGGACTTCATCTTCCCATCTTCCACGGAAGATAAAAGGGAGGAAGACGATAAAAAGATTGATGACTGA